A section of the Heliangelus exortis chromosome 27, bHelExo1.hap1, whole genome shotgun sequence genome encodes:
- the LOC139787640 gene encoding uncharacterized protein, whose translation MGVFIEKNDGARPCECVRCRLLQGLHPPPSPTKPLDVLTLLPRKLCLMLLRLFFPTWRREFLTQFPGSGGQFQLEDAQNSFSSALEATQGIGLPEATSPHPKLLVQRMFGSFLRSRALCSSCQVLPDAYEPFLDVLLDIKEAASLKEALQNLLKPKLLGARRCFRCQNCGQVTFASRKLLIHGAPQILALRLQRFEDLTGTKISKVVKYPEDLDLGPYLAEASGAAQFYSLYAVLVHSGENYHTGHYFCYTKARNGIWYKLENSSVIPCDKSTVLQQEAHLLFYARCSDFQTDPGAFPSMAPPLPPPSIHLSFPGNPQNIPGHPQSVPFGPGSPHPPFPQNIPFGAATTPQLSQVEKIWESDQLGMSGTPLDWECSNRTSRKQQDEGLVQTEPGNHPVLDPWEGDEWQSFAPRSQIPRKNWECFVCRRERRWLIHMEPHHHFLHSREEERRREKCQNLGFSNFFPTTPKKSRSRSPLPSFELLENTDSQDGGGGKRMRNGYPSAQEDPELSLKIPAESQEKIPRRKSGRSRFPRQSCHLCGKSMDSAGKRRRNPAFQVKKKEEDSGDDGGGGGGDVCQE comes from the exons ATGGGGGTTTTCATTGAGAAAAATGATG GTGCCCGGCCCTGTGAGTGTGTGAGGTGCAGGCTCCTCCAGGGCCTGCACCCCCCACCATCTCCCACCAAACCCTTGGATGTCCTCACCCTCCTGCCACGGAAATTGTGCCTCATGCTTCTCCGCCTTTTCTTCCCCACTTGGAGGAGAGAATTCCTGACTCAATTCCCAGGATCCGGAGGACAATTCCAGCTGGAGGATGCCCAGAATTCCTTCAGCTCCGCTTTGGAAGCCACGCAGGGAATCGGCCTCCCCGAAGCCAcctcccctcaccccaagcTCCTCGTCCAGAGGATGTTTGGGAGCTTCCTGAGATCCAGAG ccctgtgctccaGCTGCCAGGTGCTTCCCGATGCCTACGAGCCCTTCCTGGATGTCCTTTTGGATATCAAG GAAGCTGCATCCCTGAAGGAAGCTCTGCAGAACCTGCTGAAGCCCAAGCTGCTGGGTGCCAGGAGGTGCTTCAGGTGCCAGAA CTGTGGGCAGGTGACTTTTGCCTCCAGGAAGTTGCTGATCCATGGAGCACCCCAAATTTTGGCACTGAGACTCCAGAGATTTGAAGATCTGACTGGGACCAAGATCAGCAAG GTTGTGAAGTATCCTGAGGATCTGGACCTGGGGCCGTACCTGGCAGAGGCATCAGGAGCAGCTCAGTTCTACTCCTTGTACGCTGTCCTGGTGCACAGTGGTGAAAATTATCACACTGGGCACTATTTCTGCTACACCAAG gccAGGAATGGGATTTGGTACAAGTTGGAAAATTCCTCTGTAATTCCATGTGACAAGAGCACAGTTCTCCAGCAGGAAGCACATTTGCTCTTTTATGCCAG gtgctCTGATTTCCAGACCGATCCAGGGGCTTTTCCCTCCATGGCACCACCACTTCCTCCCCCTTCCATCCATCTCTCCTTTCCTGGGAATCCTCAG aacaTTCCGGGAcatccccaaagtgtccccttTGGACCAGGCAGCCCCCATCCCCCATTCCCTCAGAACATCCCATTTGGAGCAGCCACAACCCCCCAGTTGTCCCAGGTGGAAAAAATTTGGGAATCTGACCAGCTGGGGATGTCGGGAACACCTTTGGATTGGGAATGCTCCAACAGAACCTccaggaagcagcaggatgAGGGCCTGGTCCAAACAGAACCAGGGAACCACCCTGTGCTGGACCCTTGGGAAGGGGATGAGTGGCAGAGCTTTGCTCCTCGTTCCCAGATTCCAAGGAAAAACTGGGAATGCTTCGTGTGCAGGAGGGAACGGCGCTGGCTGATCCATATGGAACCACATCACCACTTCCtgcacagcagggaagaggagaggaggagggaaaaatgcCAGAATTTGGGATTTTCCAACTTTTTcccaaccaccccaaaaaaatcccGGAGCAGATCCCCCCTTCCAAGCTttgagctgctggaaaacacagattcccaggatggaggaggagggaaaaggatgAGGAATGGTTATCCCAGTGCTCAGGAAGATCCGGAGCTTTCCCTCAAAATTCCAGCAGAATCCCAGGAAAAAATCCCACGGAGGAAAAGCGGGAGGAGCAGATTCCCACGGCAGAGCTGCCACCTCTGTGGGAAATCCATGGattctgctgggaaaaggaggaggaatcCAGCAttccaggtgaaaaaaaaggaagaagattcCGGGGATGATggtggagggggtgggggtgatgTCTGCCAGGAATAG